One Desulfobulbus oligotrophicus DNA segment encodes these proteins:
- the recJ gene encoding single-stranded-DNA-specific exonuclease RecJ — MTKEFGIPEPVGELLHSRGITTLDQAQEFLYPHLSMLPSPDRMKDMDKAVTCIINACNEQQPIFIHGDYDVDGISATALLISFFTEIGQRAYYYIPNRLKEAYGLSFASIDRLLAQCPGQGGVLISVDCGITAVEEVGYARHQGLRVVITDHHEAPEQLPLADAILNPKQPGCTFPCSFLSGVGVAFFLLIALRRAMGLSLNLKKYLDFVALGTVADVVPLQGVNRILVRSGLEVISSKHRLGVDFLCRKSGLTGREALSEDISFRLAPRMNAGGRLGNPSKGVELLLAETATNAQMLAEQLETMNLARKQLEASALAVLQENYQEQLSAQSSSIILYHPDCHVGVLGILASRLVDRCGRPVLVFSDDVQNASVLRGSGRSIQGINLYHALEECAASIEQFGGHAMAVGLSVRRENLSQFKRDFDEQIKRMILMIENRVHTTVDYFLPNANMLSTSFANALQMMQPFGEGNHEPCLLLAEQHLLRTRSRNGHLLFQLQGGEGVLPGIGFNLAEEFFDCPQRANLIFHLKRSWFKGVERTQIQALELHRPDRDSST, encoded by the coding sequence ATGACTAAAGAGTTTGGTATTCCCGAACCAGTCGGTGAGCTGCTGCACAGTCGAGGCATCACAACACTCGACCAGGCGCAGGAGTTTCTGTATCCTCATCTATCGATGCTCCCATCCCCGGACAGGATGAAAGATATGGACAAGGCAGTTACGTGCATAATAAATGCGTGCAATGAACAGCAGCCGATTTTCATCCATGGAGACTATGATGTTGACGGTATCAGCGCCACCGCGCTTTTAATCTCTTTTTTCACCGAAATCGGGCAAAGGGCTTATTACTATATACCCAACAGGCTCAAGGAAGCTTATGGACTTTCTTTTGCGTCCATAGATCGATTGCTCGCCCAATGTCCAGGGCAGGGTGGAGTACTCATTTCGGTTGACTGTGGCATTACAGCTGTTGAAGAAGTTGGATACGCCCGGCACCAGGGTCTTCGGGTTGTTATAACTGATCATCATGAAGCTCCGGAACAACTACCTCTTGCCGATGCTATTCTCAACCCTAAGCAACCAGGATGCACCTTTCCTTGCTCATTTCTGTCAGGAGTAGGGGTTGCTTTCTTTCTGCTCATCGCTTTACGAAGAGCCATGGGCCTGTCACTCAATCTGAAGAAGTACCTTGATTTTGTTGCTCTTGGTACAGTGGCTGATGTTGTACCTTTGCAGGGGGTGAATCGTATTTTAGTTCGATCCGGGCTTGAAGTTATATCGTCAAAGCATCGGTTAGGTGTGGATTTTTTGTGTCGAAAAAGCGGGTTGACTGGCAGGGAAGCGCTGTCGGAAGACATCTCTTTCCGCCTGGCCCCAAGAATGAATGCAGGTGGCCGGTTAGGCAATCCGTCAAAGGGTGTAGAATTACTTCTTGCTGAAACAGCAACAAATGCACAGATGCTGGCTGAACAACTGGAGACCATGAACCTGGCAAGGAAACAGTTAGAAGCTTCAGCTTTAGCGGTTTTACAAGAGAACTATCAAGAACAACTTTCCGCACAAAGCTCCAGTATCATACTGTATCATCCTGATTGCCATGTCGGTGTGCTGGGAATTTTAGCTTCACGACTGGTTGATCGTTGCGGCAGGCCGGTGCTGGTGTTCTCAGATGATGTCCAGAATGCATCTGTACTGCGTGGATCCGGACGATCAATTCAAGGTATCAATCTGTACCACGCTCTGGAAGAGTGTGCAGCGTCGATAGAACAGTTCGGTGGACATGCAATGGCAGTCGGCTTATCAGTACGTAGAGAGAATCTATCTCAATTCAAAAGAGACTTTGATGAGCAAATCAAACGTATGATTTTAATGATAGAGAACAGAGTTCATACAACAGTTGATTACTTTCTGCCTAATGCCAATATGCTCTCTACTTCTTTTGCCAACGCACTGCAGATGATGCAACCATTTGGGGAAGGCAATCATGAACCGTGTTTACTTCTGGCTGAACAACATCTGTTACGGACAAGGTCACGGAATGGTCACCTCTTATTTCAGCTGCAAGGAGGGGAGGGCGTGCTGCCAGGTATTGGCTTTAATCTTGCGGAAGAGTTCTTTGATTGTCCGCAACGAGCCAATCTTATTTTCCATTTAAAACGTTCCTGGTTTAAAGGTGTCGAGCGCACTCAGATTCAGGCATTGGAGCTGCACCGACCTGATCGCGATAGCTCTACTTAA
- the miaA gene encoding tRNA (adenosine(37)-N6)-dimethylallyltransferase MiaA, giving the protein MLSSSIQKPIVVLIGPTAIGKTALSLEIADRIQAEIVSMDSMQIYRYMDIGTAKASNEERRQVTHHLIDIVDPDEQYNAARFVTDARKAIKHIHAHGKIPFITGGTGLYLSSLLNGLFDTVKVSPEVRASLLHRLAEQGREALYAELCAVDPISSQRIHKNDTQRLIRALEIYHATGIPWSSHLHRQQQVPRPLFSRLLILGLTCDRELLYNRIHQRSVAMMGDAFLEEVSWLLKQGYEAHLPSMQSIGYRHMIAVINRTCDWETATATLVRDTRRYAKRQLTWFRRQQQVQWYSNKKTNEIFSAINAFLQ; this is encoded by the coding sequence ATGCTATCATCTTCCATTCAAAAACCGATTGTCGTCCTGATCGGCCCGACAGCCATCGGTAAGACAGCGCTGTCACTTGAAATTGCTGATCGGATCCAGGCTGAAATTGTTTCCATGGATTCGATGCAGATCTATCGCTACATGGATATCGGGACCGCCAAGGCGAGTAATGAGGAACGCCGGCAAGTTACTCATCACCTGATCGATATTGTTGATCCTGATGAGCAGTACAATGCAGCCAGATTTGTAACTGATGCCAGAAAGGCCATCAAACATATCCATGCTCATGGGAAGATACCCTTTATAACCGGCGGGACAGGGCTCTATCTTTCCTCATTACTCAATGGACTGTTCGACACTGTTAAAGTTTCTCCTGAAGTTCGGGCCTCGCTTTTACACAGACTGGCTGAACAGGGTAGGGAAGCGCTTTATGCTGAGCTATGTGCAGTTGATCCAATCAGCAGTCAGCGTATTCACAAAAATGATACCCAGCGTTTAATTCGTGCCCTGGAAATTTATCATGCTACGGGCATCCCATGGTCATCGCATTTGCACCGACAACAACAAGTGCCCCGACCCTTATTTTCCCGACTACTGATCTTGGGCTTGACCTGTGATCGGGAACTGCTCTATAACCGCATTCACCAGCGTTCAGTTGCTATGATGGGAGACGCCTTTCTGGAAGAGGTGTCCTGGCTTCTCAAACAGGGGTATGAAGCGCACCTTCCATCAATGCAATCAATTGGTTATCGACATATGATAGCTGTTATTAACAGGACCTGTGATTGGGAAACAGCCACCGCGACCCTGGTTCGGGATACCAGGCGCTATGCGAAAAGACAACTCACCTGGTTCCGACGCCAGCAGCAGGTGCAATGGTATTCCAATAAAAAAACGAATGAAATTTTTTCAGCTATTAATGCCTTCCTGCAATAA
- a CDS encoding ComEA family DNA-binding protein, producing the protein MKKITTDRAGSGTNSSNRDKQTLVLFVLGCFMVGLPLLVQHAESPPKHQYTWAPQDDNSAWQVVSTRYCLVVQDRAADSTLVHQQKINGQEKIPPAFALFFNQPLPVNTCQEQDLKMLPGIGPRLAAAIVTTRSTKGRFTGPEDLLEVPGIGPIILQRLSPFISFE; encoded by the coding sequence ATGAAAAAAATAACCACTGACAGGGCCGGTTCAGGTACCAACTCGTCAAACAGGGACAAGCAAACGCTTGTCCTTTTTGTTTTGGGATGCTTCATGGTTGGTTTACCTTTGCTAGTACAACATGCAGAATCACCACCAAAACACCAGTATACGTGGGCACCTCAAGATGACAACAGTGCATGGCAGGTCGTCAGCACCAGGTATTGCCTTGTTGTGCAAGACAGGGCAGCAGACAGTACGTTGGTTCATCAGCAGAAAATAAACGGACAAGAGAAAATCCCACCAGCATTTGCCTTGTTTTTTAACCAACCTTTGCCCGTGAACACATGTCAGGAACAGGACTTAAAAATGCTTCCCGGAATCGGACCGCGTCTTGCCGCTGCTATCGTAACGACACGATCAACAAAAGGGCGATTCACAGGTCCGGAGGATTTGCTTGAGGTCCCAGGCATCGGGCCGATAATCTTGCAGCGTCTCTCACCATTCATCAGCTTTGAATAA
- the cimA gene encoding citramalate synthase, which yields MARVIQLYDTTLRDGTQAENFNLSVDDKIKVCRQLDRIGIDFIEGGWPGSNPLAVAFFERMRNVELQHAKLTAFGSTRHFQKPPEADGNIQALLAAKTPAITIFGKSWDIHVIDALRIELEDNLKIIEDSLAYLRPRVQHLIYDAEHFFDGFKNNREYCLATIGKAIKGGAETVVLCDTNGGTLPHEIPEIMQRVQQFCSEQGARAIRLGIHAHNDSETAVANALMGVHLGANHVQGTINGFGERCGNANLTSIIPALIFKMGLECKVGKRIDQLYTTARMVNELANLPHNRYQPYVGESAFAHKGGVHISAVQRNPMTYEHIAPEKVGNIRRVLVSDQSGKANILLKAQKYGLDVHQDDAMVASIVAELKRLENSGYQFEAAEASFELLMRRTMGLHRDFFQLETFRVIHHTFDQHPPVTEATIRLYVDGKEVHTASMGDGPVNALDRALRKALTRFYPGLEDMELVDYKVRVLTGEHGTGAKVRVLVETKDLEKSWGTVGVSVNIIEASWLALVDSINYKLIKDEKNNH from the coding sequence ATGGCCAGAGTTATTCAACTTTACGACACCACACTGCGGGACGGGACTCAGGCTGAAAACTTTAATCTCTCAGTAGATGACAAGATCAAAGTCTGTCGCCAGCTGGATCGGATTGGTATTGATTTTATTGAGGGTGGCTGGCCTGGATCGAATCCGCTGGCAGTTGCATTTTTTGAGCGCATGCGGAATGTTGAGCTTCAACATGCAAAACTAACGGCCTTTGGCTCAACTCGACATTTTCAGAAACCTCCGGAAGCGGATGGTAACATACAGGCACTGCTGGCGGCCAAGACACCGGCAATAACCATATTCGGGAAAAGCTGGGATATTCATGTAATCGATGCGTTACGGATTGAACTTGAAGATAATTTGAAGATTATCGAAGATTCTCTCGCCTACCTGCGTCCCAGGGTGCAACATCTGATCTATGATGCGGAGCATTTTTTCGATGGGTTTAAGAATAACCGGGAGTACTGTCTGGCAACCATCGGCAAAGCAATAAAAGGCGGAGCAGAGACTGTTGTCCTCTGCGACACCAATGGTGGAACGCTCCCTCATGAAATCCCGGAGATCATGCAGCGCGTACAGCAGTTCTGTTCTGAACAGGGAGCACGTGCGATCAGACTTGGTATTCATGCACATAATGATTCGGAAACCGCTGTTGCCAATGCTTTGATGGGTGTTCATCTTGGGGCGAATCACGTACAAGGGACAATCAACGGGTTTGGCGAACGTTGCGGCAATGCCAACCTGACGTCTATTATCCCGGCATTGATTTTTAAAATGGGACTGGAGTGTAAGGTCGGCAAACGTATTGACCAGTTGTATACCACTGCCCGGATGGTCAACGAACTGGCTAACTTGCCACATAATCGATATCAACCCTATGTCGGCGAATCAGCCTTTGCCCATAAAGGTGGCGTGCATATCAGTGCCGTACAACGCAACCCAATGACGTATGAGCATATTGCTCCTGAAAAGGTCGGCAACATTCGTCGGGTTCTGGTCTCTGATCAATCCGGTAAAGCAAACATCTTGCTGAAGGCACAGAAATATGGCCTGGACGTCCATCAGGATGACGCGATGGTAGCTTCGATTGTAGCTGAACTTAAACGGCTGGAAAATTCAGGTTATCAATTTGAGGCGGCTGAAGCCAGTTTCGAATTGTTGATGCGTCGGACTATGGGACTTCATCGCGATTTTTTTCAACTTGAAACTTTCCGGGTTATTCACCATACCTTTGATCAACACCCCCCTGTTACCGAAGCCACTATCCGACTTTACGTTGACGGTAAAGAGGTACATACTGCCTCAATGGGCGATGGTCCTGTCAATGCCCTTGACCGAGCCCTGCGTAAAGCACTGACCCGTTTTTACCCGGGTCTTGAAGATATGGAGCTTGTTGATTACAAGGTGCGGGTTCTGACCGGCGAACACGGTACCGGTGCAAAGGTCCGAGTACTGGTGGAGACTAAGGATCTGGAAAAGAGCTGGGGAACCGTGGGGGTTTCTGTAAACATTATTGAAGCGAGCTGGCTGGCTTTGGTTGACAGTATCAATTATAAGTTGATCAAGGATGAAAAAAATAACCACTGA
- a CDS encoding aspartate kinase, which translates to MALIVQKYGGSSVGSTDKIKGVAERVLNTHKQGNQMIVVLSAMSGETDRLVELALAMQEIPDQREMDMLIATGEQVSIALFAMAIKNLGYDAVSLLADQVAIHTDTMHTKARIQEIDAVRIKKHLDNGKIVVIAGFQGVTDNGDITTLGRGGSDTTAVALAAAMQADACEIFTDVEGIYTADPGICAKAKKIDYISYDEMLELASLGAKVLDIRSVGLAKRFGVPVHVRSTFSNNTGTWVVREDKIMESMLVSGITYSKNEARITIKQVPDQPGIAAKIFLPISDAGILVDMIIQNTDDGHLTDMTFTVLRRDYDQAMKILHKVAKEINAKTVTGDKDIAKISIVGVGMRNHPGIASTMFQILAKEGVNMMMVSTSEIKVSCVIAEKYTELAVRALHDAFALDKENVPLEEDE; encoded by the coding sequence ATGGCGCTCATCGTTCAGAAATACGGAGGATCATCGGTAGGCTCTACTGACAAGATAAAAGGGGTGGCTGAACGGGTGCTCAATACCCATAAGCAAGGCAACCAGATGATCGTGGTGTTATCGGCAATGTCCGGAGAAACCGACCGGCTGGTCGAACTCGCCCTTGCCATGCAAGAGATCCCTGATCAGCGGGAAATGGACATGCTTATCGCCACCGGTGAACAGGTCAGCATAGCTCTTTTTGCCATGGCCATTAAGAACTTAGGGTATGATGCGGTCTCCCTGCTGGCTGATCAGGTGGCCATTCATACCGACACGATGCATACCAAGGCCCGTATTCAAGAAATTGATGCGGTGCGGATTAAGAAACATCTGGATAACGGTAAAATTGTCGTTATTGCCGGATTTCAAGGAGTAACCGACAACGGTGACATCACGACGCTTGGTCGCGGTGGCTCTGATACGACCGCAGTTGCTTTAGCCGCTGCCATGCAGGCCGATGCCTGTGAAATTTTTACCGATGTCGAAGGGATATATACAGCAGATCCCGGTATCTGTGCCAAGGCAAAAAAAATAGACTACATCAGTTACGACGAGATGCTGGAACTGGCCAGTCTCGGGGCCAAGGTGTTAGATATTCGATCAGTAGGTTTAGCAAAAAGATTTGGCGTGCCTGTGCATGTCCGTTCAACTTTTTCAAATAATACTGGCACATGGGTTGTTAGGGAGGACAAAATTATGGAGTCCATGCTGGTTTCCGGCATTACGTACAGTAAAAATGAAGCTAGGATCACCATTAAACAAGTGCCGGATCAGCCTGGAATTGCGGCGAAAATATTTCTTCCTATTTCAGATGCAGGTATTTTGGTCGATATGATCATTCAAAATACCGACGACGGTCACCTCACTGACATGACCTTCACTGTTTTACGAAGAGACTATGACCAGGCCATGAAAATTCTGCACAAGGTTGCCAAGGAAATCAACGCCAAGACCGTGACGGGTGACAAAGATATTGCAAAAATATCGATCGTGGGCGTTGGCATGCGCAATCATCCGGGCATTGCCTCCACAATGTTTCAGATCCTGGCAAAAGAAGGGGTCAACATGATGATGGTGTCCACTTCAGAGATCAAAGTTTCTTGTGTTATTGCAGAAAAATATACAGAACTGGCTGTTCGGGCGCTTCACGATGCTTTTGCCCTGGACAAAGAAAACGTCCCGCTGGAAGAGGATGAATAG
- a CDS encoding tRNA (cytidine(34)-2'-O)-methyltransferase, with amino-acid sequence MQTPYSTLHIVLVEPEIPPNTGSIARLCGATDTVLDLIHPLGFATDNKHLKRAGLDYWPHVQINHWENLDTFLQAQDENKLYFLTTKSKNIYTSAQFNPGDKFIFGKETKGLPEDILSLYSDRCLTIPMHNPNIRSLNLAMAAGIVLYEALRQISR; translated from the coding sequence ATGCAAACGCCCTATTCCACCCTTCATATCGTTCTTGTTGAACCGGAAATTCCTCCCAATACGGGATCAATCGCCCGTTTGTGCGGAGCCACTGATACGGTGCTCGACCTGATACATCCTTTGGGGTTTGCGACTGACAACAAGCATCTCAAACGAGCCGGCCTTGACTATTGGCCCCATGTACAGATTAACCATTGGGAAAATTTAGATACTTTTCTGCAAGCTCAAGATGAAAACAAACTCTATTTTTTAACGACAAAATCTAAAAATATCTATACCAGTGCTCAATTCAACCCCGGAGACAAGTTCATCTTTGGCAAAGAGACAAAAGGCTTGCCTGAGGATATATTGAGTCTGTATAGTGACCGCTGTCTGACCATCCCCATGCACAACCCTAATATCCGCAGTCTCAATTTGGCAATGGCTGCGGGTATCGTTCTTTATGAAGCCTTACGACAGATCAGTCGATAA
- the serC gene encoding 3-phosphoserine/phosphohydroxythreonine transaminase has protein sequence MPERIYNFSPGPATLPYSVLQEAAVDIVNFKDSGMGLIELSHRSKLFMDVADETEALLRELLNIPSNYKLLFLQGGASSQFFMVPMNLLQHDQKATYLNTGVWAKKAIQEAQLFGKVEVAYSSEDITYRRVPKDDEYTVSSDSQYLHFVSNNTIYGTQYPDMPDKTVMLVADMSSDILSRPFDVSKFGIVYAGAQKNMGPAGVTIVIIREDLLDKVGDRVPTMLKYKTHAEKDSMFNTPPCFALYCVGRVLNWLKNFGGVAAIEKINREKAAVLYEAIDSMEMYRGHAEKESRSLMNVTFNLPTPELEARFIREAAAVGLDGLKGHRSVGGCRASIYNAFPREGVEKLVSFMADFAQQNQ, from the coding sequence ATGCCTGAAAGAATTTACAATTTCAGTCCCGGACCAGCCACCCTCCCCTACTCAGTCCTTCAAGAGGCGGCAGTCGATATTGTCAATTTTAAAGACAGCGGCATGGGGTTGATAGAACTGAGTCATCGCTCTAAACTTTTCATGGATGTGGCAGACGAAACAGAGGCATTGCTCCGCGAATTGTTGAATATACCTTCAAACTACAAGCTCCTTTTCCTCCAGGGCGGTGCATCTTCCCAGTTTTTTATGGTTCCGATGAACCTGCTGCAGCATGATCAGAAGGCAACGTACCTGAACACCGGAGTGTGGGCGAAAAAAGCAATCCAGGAAGCACAACTCTTCGGCAAGGTTGAAGTGGCGTATTCCAGTGAGGATATTACGTACAGGCGTGTACCCAAAGATGATGAGTATACAGTTTCCAGTGATAGTCAGTATCTCCACTTTGTCAGTAATAACACCATTTACGGTACTCAGTATCCAGATATGCCCGACAAGACAGTGATGCTTGTGGCTGATATGTCATCAGACATTTTAAGCCGACCATTCGATGTCAGTAAGTTTGGGATAGTGTACGCCGGTGCGCAGAAAAATATGGGGCCGGCCGGAGTTACCATAGTCATCATTCGTGAGGATCTGCTGGATAAAGTCGGTGACAGGGTGCCGACCATGCTGAAGTATAAAACCCATGCTGAGAAAGATTCCATGTTCAACACGCCTCCCTGCTTTGCCCTCTACTGCGTAGGTCGGGTGTTGAACTGGCTGAAGAACTTCGGCGGTGTGGCTGCCATAGAAAAAATAAACCGTGAAAAGGCAGCCGTGCTCTATGAGGCCATCGACAGCATGGAAATGTATCGTGGTCACGCAGAAAAAGAATCCCGTTCATTGATGAACGTTACCTTCAACCTCCCCACACCGGAGCTTGAAGCCCGGTTTATTCGTGAAGCTGCAGCTGTCGGCCTTGACGGCCTTAAAGGGCATCGCTCGGTTGGTGGTTGTCGTGCATCGATCTATAATGCTTTCCCACGGGAAGGAGTTGAAAAACTGGTCTCTTTTATGGCAGATTTTGCCCAACAGAACCAGTAG
- a CDS encoding radical SAM protein, with protein sequence MDYQGNIIRPPSEAFSIILQVTHGCSHHRCTFCGAYRDKPFRIKSQDAIERDLDFAAHWCRRQTTLFLADGDALVLPHSQMITLLTRIRSQLPWIRRISSYATCQNIMAKTDAELAAYKQSGLQRLYIGLESGHDPTLKAIGKGVDSETMVIACQRARAAGMFVSVTCLLGIAGRLASLHHAKATAEVLNHIQPNQIAILTLMLLENTPLYQQAAAGHFCLASPKEMLIELKHLITHLDSFRTQFHANHASNYFSLSGRFPRDHKSILAALDDLIRENAPLKPETLRML encoded by the coding sequence ATGGATTATCAGGGAAACATCATTCGGCCGCCAAGTGAAGCCTTCTCAATTATACTGCAGGTAACCCATGGCTGTTCACATCATCGCTGCACCTTTTGCGGAGCCTATCGCGACAAGCCGTTTCGGATAAAATCGCAGGATGCAATCGAACGAGACCTGGACTTTGCTGCTCACTGGTGTCGCCGTCAAACCACTCTATTTTTAGCCGATGGCGATGCCCTGGTTTTACCCCATTCGCAAATGATTACCTTACTGACTCGTATTCGTTCGCAACTGCCCTGGATTCGACGGATCAGTTCCTACGCTACCTGTCAGAATATCATGGCAAAAACCGATGCAGAACTGGCAGCGTATAAGCAGTCAGGATTACAGCGATTGTATATAGGCCTTGAAAGTGGTCATGATCCAACTCTCAAGGCCATTGGTAAAGGCGTGGACAGTGAGACAATGGTGATTGCCTGTCAACGGGCCCGGGCCGCCGGCATGTTTGTGTCAGTCACCTGTCTGCTCGGGATTGCCGGTCGTCTCGCATCATTGCACCACGCAAAAGCCACAGCAGAAGTACTCAACCATATACAGCCCAATCAGATCGCTATTTTAACCTTGATGTTGCTGGAAAACACCCCATTGTATCAACAGGCAGCGGCTGGACACTTTTGCCTGGCCAGTCCGAAAGAGATGCTGATCGAGTTGAAACATTTAATTACTCATCTTGACTCTTTTCGCACCCAGTTCCATGCCAACCATGCCTCCAACTATTTTTCCTTGAGCGGCCGATTTCCCAGAGATCATAAAAGTATACTTGCCGCTCTTGATGACCTTATCCGCGAGAATGCTCCTTTAAAACCGGAGACCCTGCGCATGTTGTAA
- the rlmN gene encoding 23S rRNA (adenine(2503)-C(2))-methyltransferase RlmN, whose translation MQKNKSRKVDLKDLTQDQLVRFVESLGQPAFRGRQILAWIYRPGISEFSQMTDLAKEFRAVLSQAATMSRFDDYLVESSMDGTIKFGFRLKDGLVIESVLIPEEERNTLCVSSQVGCAMGCSFCLTGKMGFHRNLRTAEIVNQVCAAQEWSFSHERGPLTNLVFMGMGEPLANLESVLDAISILTEQRGLDFSNRRITVSTCGLVPQMQILGEQTGVNLAISLHAVDDEVRSSLMPINRRYPLQQLIEASRTYPQKRRKRVMFEYTLLEGVNDADTDAEKLADLLHNVPCKINLLSVNPTGDARFHSPKEERILEFQKILRDRGFTVFIRQSRGEDIAAACGQLAGKGWPVNQDSESQLK comes from the coding sequence ATGCAGAAGAATAAATCAAGAAAGGTCGACCTTAAAGACCTGACCCAGGATCAGCTGGTACGTTTTGTCGAATCATTGGGCCAGCCTGCATTTCGTGGTCGTCAGATTTTAGCCTGGATCTATCGCCCTGGAATTTCAGAGTTTTCCCAAATGACTGATCTGGCCAAAGAGTTCCGTGCCGTCCTTTCACAAGCAGCAACCATGAGTCGTTTTGATGACTATCTTGTAGAGTCCTCCATGGATGGCACGATCAAATTCGGCTTTCGGTTGAAAGACGGTCTGGTTATTGAATCTGTTTTGATCCCTGAAGAGGAGCGAAATACCCTTTGTGTGTCTTCCCAGGTTGGATGTGCCATGGGATGCAGCTTTTGCCTGACCGGAAAGATGGGATTTCATCGCAATTTGCGCACAGCTGAGATCGTGAATCAGGTCTGTGCAGCACAGGAATGGTCTTTCTCGCATGAGCGGGGACCACTCACCAACCTTGTTTTTATGGGCATGGGGGAACCACTGGCCAACCTGGAGAGTGTTCTTGATGCGATCTCGATTCTGACCGAACAGCGTGGGCTCGATTTCAGCAATCGACGGATTACAGTATCCACCTGTGGACTGGTGCCGCAAATGCAGATTTTAGGCGAACAGACAGGTGTCAACCTGGCAATTTCTCTGCATGCTGTCGATGATGAGGTTCGTTCTTCCTTAATGCCAATCAACAGGAGATATCCACTCCAGCAGCTGATTGAAGCTTCCCGCACGTATCCTCAGAAACGACGTAAACGGGTCATGTTTGAATATACGTTACTTGAAGGGGTGAATGACGCGGACACTGATGCAGAAAAGCTGGCAGATCTGTTACACAATGTCCCCTGTAAAATTAATTTACTGTCTGTCAATCCAACCGGGGATGCTCGTTTTCACAGCCCAAAAGAAGAGCGGATATTAGAGTTTCAGAAAATACTGCGTGATCGTGGCTTTACTGTTTTTATTCGTCAAAGCCGAGGGGAAGATATAGCCGCGGCATGTGGTCAACTGGCCGGCAAAGGGTGGCCTGTTAATCAAGACTCCGAATCTCAGTTGAAATAA
- a CDS encoding zinc-ribbon domain-containing protein — protein sequence MLAICEECSKKYNVDESKMKGDRARFSCQECGHIIVVVRKRTGHVTDPVNASEQSSLNQ from the coding sequence ATGCTGGCCATCTGTGAAGAGTGTTCAAAAAAATACAATGTTGATGAATCTAAAATGAAAGGGGACAGGGCTCGTTTTTCCTGCCAGGAGTGCGGCCATATCATCGTTGTGGTCAGGAAACGAACCGGTCACGTGACAGATCCGGTAAACGCGTCTGAACAGAGTTCACTTAATCAATGA
- a CDS encoding flavodoxin family protein, whose translation MHVVAFNGSARKNGNTALMINFLFEELKKEGITTEAVQLAGEHPHGCIACYQCFKRKNGRCIVDHDCINLCIEKMTAADAIVIASPTYFADISCETKALIDRAGMTSRANNDMFKRKLGAAIVTQRRAGGIHAFDSINHFFTISQMIIVGSSYWNIGFGREKGEVADDKEGIATMQELGKNMAWLLKKIHS comes from the coding sequence ATGCATGTTGTTGCTTTTAACGGAAGTGCCCGTAAAAATGGGAATACTGCTCTCATGATCAACTTCTTGTTTGAAGAGCTCAAGAAGGAGGGAATTACCACGGAAGCAGTTCAGCTGGCAGGCGAACACCCCCATGGATGTATTGCCTGCTACCAATGTTTCAAGCGAAAAAACGGTCGGTGCATCGTTGATCATGATTGTATCAACCTGTGCATTGAAAAGATGACAGCTGCTGATGCCATCGTTATTGCCTCTCCCACTTACTTTGCAGATATTTCCTGTGAAACCAAAGCGCTTATCGATCGTGCCGGGATGACTTCGCGGGCAAACAACGATATGTTCAAAAGAAAACTCGGCGCAGCTATCGTCACCCAGCGTCGCGCCGGCGGCATTCACGCCTTTGACTCCATTAACCATTTCTTCACAATAAGCCAGATGATCATAGTCGGGTCTTCTTACTGGAATATTGGCTTTGGCCGGGAAAAAGGAGAAGTGGCTGATGACAAGGAAGGCATTGCAACAATGCAGGAGCTGGGCAAAAATATGGCATGGCTCTTAAAAAAAATTCACAGTTAA